A stretch of Enterobacter cloacae complex sp. ECNIH7 DNA encodes these proteins:
- the slmA gene encoding nucleoid occlusion factor SlmA gives MAEKQTAKRNRREEILQSLALMLESSDGSQRITTAKLAASVGVSEAALYRHFPSKTRMFDSLIEFIEDSLITRINLILKDEKDTTARLRLIVLLILGFGERNPGLTRILTGHALMFEQDRLQGRINQLFERIEAQLRQVLREKKMREGEGYSIDETLLASQILAFCEGMLSRFVRSEFKYRPTDDFDARWPLVAAQLQ, from the coding sequence TCGCGAAGAAATACTTCAATCTCTGGCTCTGATGCTTGAATCCAGCGATGGCAGTCAACGCATCACCACCGCTAAACTGGCCGCCTCTGTAGGCGTGTCTGAGGCGGCGCTGTACCGTCATTTCCCGAGCAAGACCCGGATGTTCGACAGCCTGATCGAGTTTATTGAAGACAGCCTGATTACGCGCATCAACCTGATTCTGAAAGACGAAAAAGACACCACCGCGCGTCTGCGTCTGATTGTGCTGTTAATCCTGGGCTTCGGTGAACGCAATCCGGGCTTAACCCGCATTCTCACCGGCCACGCGCTGATGTTTGAACAGGACAGACTGCAGGGCCGCATTAACCAGCTTTTCGAGCGTATTGAAGCGCAATTGCGCCAGGTTCTGCGCGAGAAGAAAATGCGTGAAGGCGAAGGTTACAGTATTGATGAGACTCTGCTGGCGAGCCAGATACTGGCGTTTTGTGAAGGGATGCTCTCCCGCTTTGTGCGTAGTGAATTTAAATACCGTCCAACGGACGATTTTGACGCCCGCTGGCCGTTAGTGGCTGCTCAGTTGCAGTAA